One genomic region from Granulicatella adiacens ATCC 49175 encodes:
- a CDS encoding alpha/beta hydrolase family protein: protein MKENEVILKRQSTRIFFKNGDTDFFFNWLLGIGEVFGFSHGELYYLAQELGKSPKPDNWKSVFLSHGNYLEQKVSHSGLSEQTKAQYYLAQTYSLRSAIQFINPFSDEYLPTVHKMETAFSNAIQSLGAPVEELSIPYQDSYLPGYYLHSGNHCPTLIMIGGGDTYREDLFYFAGYPGWMRSYNVLMVDLPGQGSNPGRGLTFDVNASIPISQCIDWLEGRNPQLNHLAIYGVSGGGYFTAQAVEEDTRIHAWIASTPIYDVSEIFRKEFGAGLKTPSWLMNVLLKLAGSLNEAADLNLKKYAWQFGTSDFKSAINEVFKRAKVVDYQKIQCPCLFIMGEGEGAELQHQTRVIFEALKSKNPQTKLQIFEAESGADAHCQVNNLRLAHNVVFDWLDTLFEWNQKG, encoded by the coding sequence ATGAAAGAAAATGAAGTTATTTTAAAAAGGCAATCTACTCGAATATTTTTCAAAAATGGGGATACGGATTTTTTCTTTAATTGGTTGTTAGGTATAGGAGAAGTTTTTGGTTTTTCTCACGGAGAACTTTATTATCTTGCCCAAGAGTTGGGCAAATCACCAAAACCTGATAACTGGAAAAGTGTTTTTTTATCGCATGGAAACTATCTTGAACAAAAAGTAAGTCATTCGGGTTTGAGTGAGCAAACAAAGGCACAATATTATCTAGCACAGACCTATTCCCTTCGTTCAGCAATTCAGTTTATCAATCCTTTTTCTGACGAGTATTTGCCTACCGTTCATAAAATGGAGACGGCGTTTTCTAACGCCATTCAATCACTAGGAGCCCCAGTCGAAGAATTATCGATTCCTTATCAAGATTCCTATTTGCCGGGCTATTATCTTCACAGTGGTAATCATTGTCCAACATTGATTATGATTGGTGGTGGAGATACCTATCGTGAAGATTTATTTTACTTTGCTGGCTATCCAGGTTGGATGCGAAGTTACAATGTTTTAATGGTTGATCTACCTGGTCAAGGGTCCAACCCTGGCAGAGGTTTAACCTTTGATGTAAATGCCTCTATTCCAATTTCACAGTGCATAGACTGGTTAGAAGGAAGAAATCCTCAGCTGAATCATCTAGCCATTTATGGAGTTAGCGGAGGGGGATATTTTACCGCACAAGCTGTCGAAGAAGATACAAGAATCCATGCATGGATTGCAAGCACTCCTATTTATGACGTTTCGGAAATCTTTAGAAAAGAATTTGGGGCAGGCCTAAAAACTCCAAGTTGGTTAATGAATGTCCTTTTAAAGTTAGCTGGAAGTCTGAATGAGGCTGCGGATTTAAATCTTAAAAAATATGCTTGGCAGTTTGGTACTTCTGATTTTAAGAGTGCTATTAATGAAGTGTTTAAGCGTGCAAAGGTTGTGGACTATCAAAAAATTCAGTGTCCTTGCCTATTTATCATGGGAGAGGGTGAAGGCGCCGAATTACAACACCAAACCAGAGTGATTTTCGAAGCACTTAAGTCTAAAAATCCGCAAACTAAACTTCAAATTTTTGAAGCGGAAAGTGGTGCGGATGCTCATTGCCAAGTCAACAATTTGAGACTCGCTCATAATGTCGTTTTTGATTGGTTGGACACCTTATTTGAATGGAATCAGAAGGGATAA
- a CDS encoding TIGR02328 family protein → MRLWHEDLIGKLPRPQLLGQHRECCALRGNGWGKKHATVDYVFTYSPYVLYQYHTLIMDEMERRGYNVTPLWKEASYRGKVCPPYTEVVTCEWKSPLYKEHDDAYYKECVENLAQKGIALGGE, encoded by the coding sequence ATGAGATTATGGCATGAAGACTTGATTGGAAAGCTTCCGCGTCCGCAACTCTTGGGGCAACACCGTGAATGTTGTGCCCTTAGAGGAAATGGATGGGGCAAGAAGCACGCAACGGTGGACTATGTGTTTACTTATAGCCCGTATGTGCTTTATCAGTACCATACGTTGATTATGGATGAAATGGAGCGCCGTGGGTATAATGTGACCCCTCTATGGAAAGAGGCGTCGTACCGGGGAAAAGTGTGTCCGCCGTATACCGAAGTTGTGACGTGTGAGTGGAAGAGTCCGTTATACAAAGAGCATGATGATGCGTATTACAAAGAATGTGTGGAGAATTTGGCACAAAAAGGAATCGCTCTAGGAGGAGAATAG
- the recR gene encoding recombination mediator RecR, whose amino-acid sequence MHYPEPIARLMDSFMKLPGIGAKTAARLAFFCMDMREEDVLNFANSLISCKRDLRMCSVCGNVTQEDPCEICADTTRDRTKILVVEDARDVMSMERMKEYKGLYHVLHGVLSPMEGTGPDDINITSLITRLQDPEIQEVIIATNATAEGEATAMYLSRLIKPAGIKVTRLAHGLAVGSDIEYADEMTLFRAIEGRREL is encoded by the coding sequence ATGCATTATCCAGAACCGATTGCACGATTGATGGATAGCTTTATGAAGCTACCGGGGATTGGTGCGAAGACGGCTGCACGACTTGCCTTCTTCTGCATGGATATGCGTGAAGAAGACGTCTTAAACTTTGCAAATTCTCTCATTAGCTGCAAGCGTGACTTACGAATGTGTTCGGTTTGTGGCAATGTGACGCAAGAGGATCCGTGCGAGATTTGTGCGGATACAACGCGCGACCGTACGAAAATTCTCGTGGTGGAAGATGCCCGAGATGTGATGAGTATGGAGCGGATGAAGGAATATAAAGGGCTCTATCATGTGCTTCACGGGGTATTGTCTCCGATGGAAGGGACGGGGCCGGATGATATTAATATTACGTCGCTGATTACGAGGTTGCAGGACCCGGAAATCCAAGAGGTTATAATCGCCACCAACGCGACAGCGGAAGGTGAAGCGACTGCCATGTACTTGTCCCGTCTTATCAAGCCAGCGGGCATCAAAGTAACGCGTCTGGCTCATGGGCTAGCGGTCGGCAGCGACATCGAATACGCAGACGAAATGACTCTCTTCCGCGCCATCGAAGGACGAAGAGAACTATAA
- a CDS encoding YbaB/EbfC family nucleoid-associated protein: MRGMGNMQGMMKQMQKLQKQMAQAQEELNQTEYTGTSQSDLVKVTVNGKRQVLNVEIKPEAVDPEDVELLQDLVLMATNDALTQAEKANDQTMGQFTKGLNIPGF; the protein is encoded by the coding sequence ATGCGTGGAATGGGAAATATGCAAGGCATGATGAAACAAATGCAAAAATTGCAAAAACAAATGGCACAAGCACAAGAAGAGTTAAACCAAACAGAATACACTGGAACTTCTCAAAGTGATTTGGTAAAAGTAACGGTAAACGGAAAACGCCAAGTCTTAAACGTGGAAATCAAACCAGAAGCAGTTGATCCAGAGGATGTAGAATTATTACAAGACTTAGTGTTAATGGCGACAAACGATGCGTTAACGCAAGCAGAAAAAGCCAACGACCAAACAATGGGTCAATTCACTAAAGGATTAAACATCCCAGGATTTTAA
- the dnaX gene encoding DNA polymerase III subunit gamma/tau, with amino-acid sequence MAYQALYRKWRPQTFDDMVGQSAVTHTLKNAISNQKTSHAYLFTGPRGTGKTSAAKVFAKAINCPNQKNGEPCNECEICKGITNGTIGDVIEIDAASNNGVEEIRDIRDKARYAPTQAEYKIYIIDEVHMLSTGAFNALLKTLEEPPQKVIFILATTEPHKIPATIISRTQRFDFRRITSQEIIDRLAYILDQEGIPYEADALSVVARCANGGMRDALSLLDQMISFGDGKVTFEEAIQVSGSLTDDLMIDFVADLQAQKAEEALESLQQLFKMGKEASRLVEEWLEFARDLLVAKQSGEAVGRSERFLQFKDEVDAAFLYRFVEALNQTQQEMRFTTKPTISLEVLTIKMAQPQTSASPRTIEAPSSEEVEQLQQQLAQLRQQMAALMQGGNVPSSQPAPPKPVAKAPKASFKPNVSAVNKILMEATKEDIEKVRDLWGDLLSCLTPQQRALMNQAQPVAAGPNGFVMQFMYEHICGLAETTVGFHEEVQGHLERLGGYSGTFVGVTSEQWQQIRSDFVLERKKNKEGEAVSHVTEAPVVEESISEEEQEFKQKVQDTIELFGEEFVQIEE; translated from the coding sequence ATGGCTTATCAAGCATTATATCGAAAATGGCGTCCACAAACGTTCGATGATATGGTCGGGCAGAGTGCGGTGACGCATACGTTAAAAAACGCGATTAGTAATCAAAAAACGAGTCATGCTTACTTATTTACAGGGCCTCGTGGGACAGGAAAAACGAGTGCCGCGAAGGTCTTTGCAAAGGCCATTAACTGTCCAAACCAAAAAAACGGCGAACCTTGTAACGAATGTGAAATCTGTAAAGGCATCACAAACGGAACGATTGGCGATGTGATCGAAATCGATGCGGCCAGCAATAATGGGGTTGAAGAAATCCGTGATATTCGTGACAAGGCGCGTTATGCACCAACGCAAGCCGAATACAAAATTTATATTATCGACGAAGTGCATATGCTCTCAACAGGAGCGTTCAACGCACTCTTAAAAACTTTAGAAGAACCGCCTCAAAAGGTCATCTTCATTCTCGCAACGACGGAACCGCATAAAATTCCAGCGACGATTATTTCTCGGACGCAACGGTTTGACTTTAGACGGATTACGTCCCAAGAAATTATCGACCGATTGGCGTATATCCTAGACCAAGAAGGCATCCCGTACGAAGCAGATGCCCTCAGTGTAGTGGCTAGATGTGCCAACGGGGGAATGCGGGATGCCCTCAGTTTACTCGACCAAATGATTTCATTTGGCGACGGGAAAGTCACGTTTGAAGAAGCGATTCAAGTGTCAGGAAGCCTGACGGATGACTTGATGATTGATTTTGTAGCGGACTTACAAGCGCAAAAGGCAGAAGAAGCGTTGGAAAGCTTACAACAGCTCTTTAAAATGGGGAAAGAAGCAAGCCGATTAGTCGAAGAATGGCTAGAATTTGCCAGAGACCTCCTCGTAGCCAAACAAAGTGGTGAGGCAGTCGGTCGTAGCGAACGCTTCTTGCAGTTTAAAGACGAAGTGGATGCCGCCTTTTTATACCGCTTTGTGGAAGCTTTAAACCAAACGCAACAAGAAATGCGCTTCACGACGAAACCAACGATTTCACTTGAAGTCTTAACGATTAAAATGGCACAACCACAAACAAGTGCTTCGCCTAGAACAATAGAAGCGCCAAGTAGCGAGGAAGTGGAGCAATTGCAACAACAACTCGCGCAGTTAAGACAACAAATGGCTGCATTGATGCAAGGAGGAAACGTTCCTTCTTCGCAACCGGCTCCGCCAAAACCAGTTGCAAAAGCACCAAAAGCAAGCTTCAAGCCGAATGTGTCGGCCGTGAACAAAATTTTGATGGAAGCTACCAAAGAAGACATCGAAAAGGTGCGCGACTTATGGGGCGACTTGCTCAGCTGCTTAACGCCACAACAACGAGCGCTGATGAACCAAGCACAACCGGTTGCTGCAGGGCCAAATGGGTTTGTGATGCAATTTATGTATGAACATATTTGCGGACTGGCCGAGACGACTGTAGGATTCCATGAAGAAGTTCAAGGACATCTCGAACGCCTCGGAGGCTACAGCGGAACCTTTGTTGGAGTCACGAGCGAACAGTGGCAACAAATTCGTTCTGATTTCGTTCTCGAGCGCAAGAAGAATAAAGAAGGCGAAGCGGTCTCTCATGTGACAGAGGCACCTGTTGTGGAAGAGTCGATTTCTGAGGAAGAACAAGAATTTAAACAAAAAGTACAAGATACGATTGAGCTTTTCGGGGAAGAGTTCGTTCAAATTGAAGAATAG
- a CDS encoding HelD family protein has translation MKNQNFQEEAKHLEGVKKLMEDKIAFEEKRLQERDLDITRQDTIQYGIQQLERQKESPYFGRIDVQFGKDEKVEKMYIGPATFFDEEDQVQVYDWRAPIASLFYEGTLGELHYETPNGAQKAQAFLKRDIVIKKGTLQSVYDIENEESLLMEALSAPTNKDGHLEGITATIQKEQNEIIRLNPKDWLIVNGCAGSGKTTILLQRIAYLMYQAKDKRMSDMLLLSRNQLFAKYVSHVIPSLTGSELYQQTLAQHTIELYRKMYLHKTTTLSQVPTRKVYLTDSEWIALVHRNLQGLTAKDLPYRAIGIKGQAVFTMKDYEKLTENVNVTLPLHQQLTQMQTVLERTLKRRLNKFFMSEKAKAVYESMNAMQIEVLMKDVETKSEAEYFQVLGQKVFEKEVLEVTQQVEMFAFVDIAYLVQQWMPQAKARRQELEKMDNAPIPLKKIEGSRLQVTAEGIRLLQYVATRVTPVRDYVGYSHLFIDEVQDVSLLWLGTLSNFYFRAKFTVVGDTYQSFTTSSTIFTLGARHPELVELVFPNRTLMNRSLEISYRCTAQITRFANGILKWPLDKNVFPRTGSEVTLYSDADGMQLTRLKGLLEESPKVYHTTAILCRTMEEAKALHQLLNVEDIALLEDSSESLGSRFVLTTIQVAKGMEFDEVIIWNATDEAYHTAKEQMMLYTTCTRAKHRLSLIVPKGTESRFIQTLQAPMKRVEQ, from the coding sequence ATGAAGAACCAGAATTTCCAAGAAGAAGCTAAACATCTAGAAGGTGTGAAAAAGCTAATGGAAGACAAAATTGCATTCGAAGAAAAACGTCTGCAAGAACGCGACCTGGATATCACTAGACAAGATACAATTCAGTATGGAATCCAGCAATTAGAAAGACAAAAAGAATCTCCGTACTTTGGAAGAATTGACGTTCAATTTGGAAAAGACGAAAAAGTAGAAAAAATGTACATTGGACCAGCGACCTTCTTTGATGAAGAAGATCAAGTGCAAGTGTATGACTGGAGAGCACCCATCGCAAGTTTGTTTTATGAAGGAACCTTAGGAGAGCTCCATTACGAGACTCCAAATGGGGCGCAAAAAGCACAAGCCTTCCTAAAACGCGACATCGTCATCAAAAAAGGAACCTTACAGTCTGTTTATGATATTGAAAATGAAGAATCGCTCTTAATGGAGGCCTTAAGTGCACCGACGAATAAGGATGGGCATTTAGAAGGAATCACCGCAACGATTCAAAAAGAACAAAATGAAATTATCCGTCTGAACCCGAAAGACTGGCTCATCGTGAATGGGTGTGCCGGAAGTGGGAAAACGACGATTTTACTACAACGCATTGCATATTTGATGTATCAAGCCAAAGATAAGCGGATGAGCGATATGTTGCTCCTATCACGCAACCAACTCTTTGCAAAATACGTATCGCATGTGATCCCAAGTTTAACGGGAAGCGAGTTATACCAACAAACACTTGCGCAACATACGATTGAGTTATACCGCAAGATGTACTTGCATAAAACAACGACTTTAAGCCAAGTACCAACGCGTAAAGTGTACTTAACGGATAGTGAGTGGATTGCACTCGTTCATCGCAATCTCCAAGGGCTAACGGCGAAAGACTTACCGTATCGAGCAATCGGGATTAAAGGACAAGCGGTCTTCACGATGAAAGACTACGAAAAACTCACTGAAAATGTGAATGTGACCTTACCATTGCATCAGCAATTAACGCAAATGCAAACCGTCTTAGAGCGTACTTTAAAACGTCGTCTCAATAAATTCTTTATGTCCGAGAAGGCCAAAGCCGTCTACGAGTCTATGAATGCGATGCAAATCGAAGTCTTGATGAAGGATGTTGAGACGAAGAGTGAGGCAGAGTATTTCCAAGTGCTTGGACAAAAAGTTTTCGAAAAAGAAGTGCTTGAAGTGACGCAACAAGTAGAAATGTTCGCATTCGTGGACATCGCCTACTTGGTTCAACAATGGATGCCGCAAGCTAAAGCGCGCCGACAAGAACTAGAGAAGATGGACAATGCGCCAATTCCGTTGAAGAAAATAGAAGGGTCTCGCCTCCAAGTGACGGCAGAAGGGATTCGTCTGTTGCAATATGTGGCGACAAGAGTCACTCCGGTTCGCGATTATGTGGGGTATAGTCATCTCTTTATCGACGAAGTGCAAGATGTGTCCTTATTATGGTTAGGCACCTTATCGAATTTTTATTTCCGTGCGAAATTCACGGTTGTTGGAGACACTTACCAGTCGTTTACGACGTCTTCTACGATTTTCACATTAGGAGCGCGCCATCCAGAACTGGTCGAACTCGTCTTTCCAAATCGGACCTTGATGAATCGCTCACTTGAAATCAGCTATCGTTGTACCGCACAAATTACACGATTTGCCAATGGAATTTTAAAATGGCCACTCGATAAAAATGTATTCCCACGTACGGGAAGCGAAGTAACGCTGTATAGCGATGCAGATGGCATGCAGCTGACGCGCTTGAAAGGCTTATTAGAAGAAAGTCCCAAAGTTTATCACACAACGGCGATTTTATGTCGAACGATGGAAGAAGCAAAAGCCTTACATCAATTGCTAAACGTGGAAGACATTGCGCTTCTAGAAGATAGCAGTGAGTCTCTTGGAAGTCGCTTTGTATTAACGACGATTCAAGTGGCGAAAGGGATGGAGTTTGACGAAGTGATCATTTGGAATGCGACCGATGAAGCGTATCATACCGCAAAAGAACAAATGATGCTGTATACGACTTGTACAAGGGCAAAACACCGTCTATCCCTCATTGTTCCAAAAGGGACAGAAAGTCGCTTTATTCAGACGTTACAGGCGCCGATGAAACGCGTCGAACAGTAG
- a CDS encoding DUF6609 family protein, with translation MSFLGYNKGETLEFNYKKACGLWLIAVAFVIALATVVGGEQIINMQVFSIGYVVSFFSINLNKKVLHKFSDGPSTPFQRKVSLYSVILLFILLVLLGGPFFESENWRLIWLGALLATGIHFFPYYFVHGKSMIFLGLACVINAAVGYLSPQSSLVTIAYIDAFIKLAFGLYLFFLSKPSKA, from the coding sequence ATGTCATTTTTAGGTTATAACAAAGGAGAAACATTAGAATTCAACTACAAAAAAGCGTGTGGCTTATGGCTTATTGCGGTCGCATTCGTGATTGCACTCGCGACGGTTGTAGGTGGAGAACAAATCATTAATATGCAGGTCTTCAGCATCGGCTATGTGGTGAGTTTCTTTTCCATCAATCTGAATAAAAAAGTCCTTCATAAGTTTTCGGACGGACCTTCAACGCCTTTCCAACGAAAAGTATCGTTATACTCAGTGATTCTTTTATTCATTTTACTTGTACTCTTAGGAGGACCATTCTTCGAATCAGAAAACTGGAGACTCATCTGGTTAGGTGCACTTCTTGCAACAGGGATCCATTTCTTCCCATACTACTTCGTCCATGGAAAATCAATGATCTTCCTAGGATTGGCATGCGTGATCAATGCAGCGGTCGGATACCTTTCTCCTCAAAGCTCCCTCGTGACCATCGCCTATATCGATGCTTTTATTAAATTAGCCTTTGGACTTTACCTATTCTTCTTATCCAAACCATCCAAAGCATAA
- a CDS encoding SemiSWEET family transporter, translated as MKLSEKQTQVLGWIATCMSVAMYVAYIPQIMNNLAGNKGDFIQPLVAALNCSLWVYYGLFKPNRDIPLAAANAPGIFFGLASALTALF; from the coding sequence ATGAAATTATCAGAAAAACAAACGCAAGTATTAGGTTGGATTGCGACTTGTATGTCCGTTGCGATGTATGTTGCGTATATCCCTCAAATTATGAACAACTTAGCTGGGAATAAAGGGGACTTCATTCAACCACTCGTTGCCGCATTGAACTGCTCATTATGGGTGTACTATGGACTCTTCAAACCCAACCGTGATATTCCGTTAGCAGCTGCAAACGCACCAGGAATCTTCTTCGGTCTAGCATCTGCTTTAACTGCATTATTTTAA
- the tadA gene encoding tRNA adenosine(34) deaminase TadA yields MELQEKEFFMREALKEAQKAYDQEEVPIGAVVVLNGEIIGRGHNLREKEQDATLHAEIKAIRQANQHLGSWRLEDCELFVTLEPCPMCSGAMILARMKKVVFGAFDPKAGTAGTFMNLLQDSRFNHQVEVEQGILEDECKEILQQFFKGLRERNKKRKQEAKQAQQSE; encoded by the coding sequence ATGGAACTTCAGGAAAAAGAATTCTTTATGAGGGAAGCGTTGAAGGAAGCGCAGAAAGCTTATGACCAAGAAGAGGTGCCAATCGGGGCGGTTGTCGTCCTGAATGGTGAAATCATCGGTCGTGGCCACAACTTACGCGAGAAGGAACAAGACGCCACCCTTCACGCTGAAATCAAAGCGATTCGCCAGGCAAACCAGCACCTTGGAAGCTGGCGACTCGAAGACTGTGAACTCTTCGTCACATTGGAACCTTGTCCGATGTGCAGTGGAGCGATGATTCTCGCGCGGATGAAGAAAGTGGTATTTGGAGCCTTCGACCCAAAAGCAGGGACGGCTGGTACCTTTATGAATCTGCTCCAAGATAGCCGGTTTAATCATCAAGTCGAAGTGGAACAAGGCATTTTGGAAGATGAATGTAAGGAAATTTTGCAGCAATTCTTCAAAGGTCTTCGTGAACGCAATAAAAAACGAAAACAAGAAGCCAAACAAGCACAGCAATCCGAGTAG
- a CDS encoding low molecular weight protein-tyrosine-phosphatase encodes MKVVFVCLGNICRSPMAEAVFRKMVREEGLEDKITIDSAATSTWEHGNPVHHGTRKKLEENGISAKGLVSRTLDETDLDADYILGMDASNVRNIHSFVDGKTDATVGRLLEVAGIQRDIADPWYTGDFEATYRDVTLGCQVLLEQLKNEL; translated from the coding sequence GTGAAGGTAGTATTTGTTTGCCTAGGAAACATTTGTCGTTCTCCGATGGCAGAAGCGGTATTTAGAAAAATGGTTCGTGAAGAAGGATTGGAAGATAAAATTACGATAGATTCCGCGGCGACAAGTACGTGGGAGCATGGAAATCCAGTTCACCACGGTACTCGTAAGAAACTCGAGGAGAATGGTATTTCCGCAAAAGGGCTTGTGTCACGGACGTTGGATGAAACAGATTTGGATGCGGACTACATTCTTGGAATGGATGCGTCGAATGTGCGTAATATCCATAGCTTTGTCGATGGGAAAACGGATGCTACGGTAGGACGACTCCTAGAAGTGGCTGGGATTCAGCGTGATATTGCCGATCCGTGGTATACCGGAGACTTTGAAGCAACGTACCGCGATGTCACGCTCGGATGCCAGGTGCTCCTAGAACAATTAAAAAACGAATTATAG
- the glmS gene encoding glutamine--fructose-6-phosphate transaminase (isomerizing) — protein MCGIVGCIGHGKIQTVVLNGLEKLEYRGYDSAGLFIMDEDGSTQLVKRVGRIQNLRDAVDEEIPAFAGIGHTRWATHGPATENNAHPHQSQSGRFTLVHNGVIENYDELKKEFLSHVDFKSQTDTEVAVNLVEYFAEKENLSGKEAFRRALQEIRGSFAFGLLDSEKPGVLYAAKHKSPLLVGVGEGFNVICSDAMATIAETDRYIEIKDEELITLTADSVEIETIDGKPVERAPFVAELDADDLEKGAYAHYMLKEMDEQPAVLRKIIQNYQDENGQLQVDKEIQDSILASDRIYVIACGTSYHAGWVGKALVEQLAGIPVEVHLASEFAYHQPLLSQKPFFIFLSQSGETADSRQALVKVNEQNFPSLTITNVKGSTLSREASYTLLLHAGPEIAVASTKAYTAQIAVMAVLADALRASKGLVAPFDMKHELGVVAASIESVLSDKQAVQDLVQERLLETRNAFYIGRHLDYYVAMEAALKLKEISYVQTESFAAGELKHGTIALIEEGTPVIALLSEPVVASHTRGNIQEVKARGAVVTTIAMEGVEQEGDDIIVPAVPILLAPIVSVVVTQLIAYYTSLGKGLDVDKPRNLAKSVTVE, from the coding sequence ATGTGTGGAATCGTAGGATGTATTGGACATGGAAAAATCCAAACAGTAGTATTAAACGGATTAGAAAAGCTTGAGTATCGTGGATATGACTCAGCAGGATTATTTATTATGGATGAAGATGGATCAACACAATTAGTGAAACGTGTGGGTCGTATTCAAAATCTTCGTGATGCAGTGGATGAAGAAATTCCAGCATTTGCAGGGATTGGGCATACTCGTTGGGCAACACACGGACCAGCGACAGAAAACAACGCTCACCCTCATCAATCTCAATCAGGTCGTTTCACATTAGTGCACAACGGCGTTATTGAAAACTATGACGAATTGAAAAAAGAATTCTTAAGCCATGTGGACTTCAAGTCTCAAACAGATACAGAAGTTGCAGTAAACTTAGTAGAATACTTTGCAGAAAAAGAAAACTTGTCAGGAAAAGAAGCGTTCCGCCGCGCATTACAAGAAATCCGTGGATCATTTGCTTTCGGGTTATTAGACAGTGAAAAACCAGGCGTTCTTTATGCCGCAAAACATAAGAGCCCATTATTAGTTGGGGTTGGCGAAGGCTTCAACGTGATCTGTTCAGACGCAATGGCAACCATCGCTGAAACAGACCGTTATATCGAAATCAAAGACGAAGAGTTAATCACTTTAACTGCAGACTCAGTAGAAATCGAAACAATCGACGGCAAACCAGTAGAACGTGCGCCATTCGTTGCAGAATTAGATGCAGACGATTTAGAAAAAGGGGCTTACGCTCACTACATGTTGAAAGAAATGGATGAACAACCAGCCGTATTACGTAAAATCATCCAAAACTACCAAGACGAAAATGGTCAATTACAAGTCGATAAAGAAATCCAAGATAGCATTTTAGCAAGCGACCGCATTTACGTGATTGCCTGCGGAACAAGCTATCATGCAGGATGGGTTGGAAAAGCTTTAGTCGAACAACTTGCTGGAATTCCAGTAGAAGTTCACTTAGCAAGCGAATTTGCATACCACCAACCATTATTATCACAAAAACCATTCTTCATTTTCTTATCACAAAGTGGAGAAACAGCGGACAGCCGTCAAGCGTTAGTAAAAGTGAACGAGCAAAACTTCCCATCATTAACAATCACAAACGTGAAAGGCTCAACTCTTTCTCGTGAAGCAAGCTATACTTTACTATTACACGCAGGTCCTGAAATTGCCGTAGCTTCAACAAAAGCTTACACAGCACAAATCGCAGTAATGGCGGTTTTAGCAGACGCATTACGCGCTTCTAAAGGCTTAGTGGCTCCATTTGATATGAAGCATGAATTAGGTGTCGTTGCCGCTTCAATCGAGAGCGTATTATCAGACAAACAAGCCGTTCAAGACTTAGTTCAAGAGCGCTTATTAGAAACGCGCAATGCTTTCTACATCGGTCGTCACTTAGACTACTATGTAGCGATGGAAGCAGCGTTGAAATTAAAAGAAATCTCATACGTGCAAACAGAGAGCTTTGCCGCAGGGGAATTAAAACACGGAACAATCGCCCTAATCGAAGAAGGCACTCCAGTCATCGCATTATTAAGTGAACCCGTTGTAGCGAGCCACACTCGCGGAAATATCCAAGAAGTGAAAGCTCGTGGTGCTGTCGTAACAACAATCGCGATGGAAGGCGTTGAACAAGAAGGCGACGATATCATCGTTCCAGCGGTGCCAATCCTACTTGCACCAATCGTATCTGTAGTGGTAACGCAATTAATCGCGTACTACACTTCTCTAGGGAAAGGTTTAGACGTGGATAAACCGCGTAACCTTGCCAAGTCAGTTACAGTAGAATAG